The Gammaproteobacteria bacterium region ATGGCATTTGTGCCGGTGCCGGCGCAATACTGGCAATGGCTTCAGACATCCGTATCGCAACCGCGAGGGCGCGCACTGCATTCCTGTTTGTCCGGGTCGGCCTGGCCGGTTGTGACATGGGTGCCTGCGCCATTCTGCCCCGGATTATCGGGCATGGACGAGCCTCAGAATTGCTCTACACGGGTCGCTTTATGGATGCTGACGAAGGTGAGCGCTGGGGCTTTTTTAATCGGATCGAATCGCCGGAGTCAGTTCTGGAAGCCGCCCAGGCGTTGGCTGTTTCGCTGGCACAAGGACCCAGCTACGCACATGCCGTAACCAAAAGACAACTGCACGCAGAATGGGACATGTCTGTCGATGAGGCTATCGATGCGGAGGCACGCGCCCAGGCTGAATGCATGGCGACCAAAGATTTTCAGCGTGCCTTCGAAGCATTTGCTGCCAAGCGCACGCCGGTCTTTGAAGGTAACTGAGATGCCCGATAAAAGTTATCTCGACTGGCCCTTTTTTGACAGCCAACACCGGGTCCTGGCGCAAAGCGTGGAGGTATGGGCGGCAGCGCACGTCGACCAGATTATAGAAGCGGGTAACGGCTTGGATGACATCTGTATCAGTCTGGTTCGTGCACTGGGTGATGCGGGTATTTGTCGCCATGCGGTGGCTGAAGGCGATGCGCCGTTCGATGTGCGGTCGCTGTGCGTGATCCGTGAAACACTGGCACAATTTTCCGGATTGGCTGATTTTGCGTTCGCTATGCAGGGCCTGGGTTCCGGCCCGATCTCACTGTTCGGGACAGAGACGCAAAAAAATCAGTTTCTACCCGGTGTCGCGAGTGGACAGGCCCTGCCCGCGTTTGCCCTGTCCGAACCCGAAGCTGGCTCCGATGTCGCATCAATTACGACCAGCGCGCGGACAGATGGTACCGATTACCTGATCGACGGCTGTAAGACCTGGATATCCAACGGTGGTATTGCCGATCACTATGTCGTATTTGCGCGTACCGGTGAGGGATCAGGAACCAGAGGACTATCCGCATTCATCGTGCCGGCTGATAGCCCAGGGTTATCCATCACAGAGAGGATTGAGATCATTGCGCCCCATCCACTGGCGACCTTGGAATTTGACTCGGTCCGGGTACCGGCCGAGCTGAGAGTTGGTGCGCCCGGCGAGGGGTTCAAGGTGGCCATGGCGACATTGGATATTTTCCGTTCTACTGTCGGTGCGGCGGCACTGGGACTGGCCCGACGGGCCTTGAGTGAAACAGTCAGGTTTGTCGGTGAACGAAAAATCGGTGATACGGTGCTTGCCAGCTATCAGATGACACAGGCCCGTATTGCAGATATGGCAACCGGTGTCGATGCGGCTGCATTACTGGTCTATCGTGCGGCATGGACGAAAGACAGCGGGGCCCCACGGATCTCCAGGGAAGCTTCTATGGCAAAATTGTTCGCAACCGAAGAAGCGCAGCGTGTTATTGATTCTGCGGTTCAGTTACACGGCGGACAGGGTGTTCGGACAGGTCGCAAGGTCGAAGAGCTATATCGGGACATTCGGGCCATGCGGGTTTACGAGGGTGCCAGCGAAATTCAGAAATTGATTATTGCTCGGCAGACCCTGGGAACACCTTGATTTGACCCTTTACCGCAATTACCGATCGTGCGTTGATCAACAGAGCTCATAAAGCGAATGGGAGAGGCCATAGATACATTTGCTCGCGAAAATCTACCGGCAATCGAGTTGTGGCCAGAGATTGATCTAACGCACAGCGCATACCACTATCCTGATCGATTCAACTGCGTCACGCGGTTTCTCGATCAGTGGATCGAGCGAGGTGAAGGCCATCGAACAGCGCTGGTAACGCCGAGTGATCGCTGGACTTATGACAATCTCTATCAGCAGGTCAACCGGATTGCGCATGTTCTGGTTGAAGACTATGCCCTGGCTCCGGGGAATCGGGTGCTGCTGCGCTCTGCGAACAACCCGATGATGCTGGCGGCCTACCTGGCAGTGATCCGGGTGGGTGGGATCGCGGTAGGCACCATGCCGCTGCTGCGGTCTACGGAGTTAAGTGACATACTGAATAAGGCTCGAATTACCCATGCCTTGTGTGATTGGCGACTGCGCGCCGAGCTCGAAGCCTGCCGCGACCGGGCGCAGGACCTGACTACGATTGGTTACTTTCACTCGACAGCGTCCGACGGGCTTGAAGCACTGATGGATGGAAAACCGACCGATTACACAGCTTTTGACAGTGCGATAGACGATATCTGCCTAATTGCCTTTACCTCTGGCACGACTGGCCAGCCTAAAGGGACAATGCATTTTCACCGGGATCTGCTGGCCATTTGCGATGGATTCAATCGCATGGTCTTAAGGCCTGAGCCCGATGACATCTTTTGCGGCAGTCCACCGCTGGCGTTTACGTTTGGGTTGGGTGGCATGGCGCTGTTTCCGCTCGATGTAGGCGCCGCAGTGTTTCTACTGGAAAAGGCGTCGCCCGCTGTGTTGCTTGAGGCGATAGAGCATTATCGTGCGACGATTTGCTTCACGGCGCCCACAGCGTATCGCGCGATGTTGCCAGAACTGGCCACGCATGATGTTTCGTCGTTGCGCAAGGCGGTGTCGGCCGGGGAACATCTGCCAGCCGCTACCTTTAATGCCTTTTTCCAGGCCACCGGGATCAAACTGATCGATGGACTCGGTTCTACCGAGATGCTGCATGTCTTTGTGACCGCGCGCGAGGAAGATATGAAACCCGGTGCGACCGGCATAGCGGTTCCCGGGTACCGTGTTGCCATTCTGGATGATAACGGCGCCGAATTGCCGACTGGGCAGGTGGGTCGACTGGCGGTAAAGGGGCCTACGGGTTGCCGCTATCTGGCAGATGAGCGTCAGAAGGCCTATGTCCGTGATGGATGGAATCTGCCGGGTGATACCGCCCGTATGGATGAAGACGGCTATATCTGGTATGAGGCAAGGACCGATGACATGATTGTTTCATCGGGTTACAACGTAGGTGCACCAGAAGTGGAAAATGCATTGCTTAAACATCCGGCGGTTTTCGAGTGTGGCGTGGTGGGCCGAAAGCATGACCAGCGCGGTACTATCATTAAGGCCTATGTTGTGTGTGCTGACAACGTTAAGCCCGGACCAGAACTGGTGGCCGAGCTCCAGAATCATGTGAAGCACACGATCGCGCCGTATAAATATCCGCGTGAGGTGGAATTCGTGAGTGAACTGCCCAAAACTGGGACCGGCAAGATTCAGCGTTTCCGGCTCCGTGAAATGGCGCAGAAAGAAGGAACGCATCATGGGTAACCGAACTGTACTTCCGGAGGGTTGGCGTCGCCCCAAGGGTTATTCGAACGCGGTTGTCGCCCAAGGGTGTCAAATCTATGTTGCCGGGCAGGTGGGCTGGGATAGTGAGGAGAGATTTAATTCTGATGATATAGCAGAGCAGGCCGCACAGGCGCTCCGAAACGTTGTCGCGGTTCTGGAAGCTGCCGGGGCTGGGCCCGAGCATATCGTTCGCATGACGTGGTATGTCACTGACAAGGCCGCTTACATCGCGGGGCTCAAGGAAATCGGCCAGGCTTATCGAGACATTATCGGACGGAATTTCCCCGCCATGACTGCGGTCGAAGTCACAGCCCTGGTCGAGGATCGGGCCAAGGTCGAAATCGAATGTACAGCTGTCGTGGACGAAGGTTCGGGTTAGCTGGAACGTACTGGGCAAGGAGAAACGCATGTTTACTGACCGTATTGAAGGCAAATGGGTTGATGCATTCCGTGATGTGCTCGAGTTGTGCAAGGTGACCCCAGGGGAGGAGGTGGTAATCCTGTCTGAGACCCAGTCGCGCGCTGTGAATGTTCAACTCACCGAACTCGCCCTGCTGGCGCTCAAAGCCCGCCCATTTCATGTGGTAATGCCGACGCCGGTGCAGACCGCGCCGGTTTCGGTCCGATCAACCGGTGCGTCTGATGCGTTACAGCAGAACACAGCTGCATTGAACGCGCTCGCCAGCGCGTCGATGGTTGTCGACCTTACCTGTGAAGGATTACTGCACTCAACCGAGCTGCCCACGATTTTGAAGGGCGGCGCCAGGGTACTGATGATCTCGAATGAGCACCCGGAAGCGCTCGAACGCCTGCGTCCGGCCGAGGATCTCAAGCCCAGGGTCCGCGATGCAGTTAAACAGACCAAGGCGGCTCGCAAGATGACAGTAACTTCGGATGCCGGCAGTGATCTGGTGATCGATATTGCCGACTGTCCTGTTGCTGGTGTGTGGGGATGGACAGACAGACCGGGTACCGTGACACACTGGCCAGGTGGGATACTGGTTGCGTTTCCAGGTCGAAATGCGGTTAACGGCCGGTTGGTGATGAAGCCGGGCGATATCAATCTTACGTTCAAGCGTTACATCGAAACACCGATCACGCTGGTCATCGAGAATGACTATGTGACCCAGGTCGAAGGCGACGGACTCGATGCGCAGTTGATGCGTGAGTATTACGCAGCCTGGGATGATCCTGAAGCTTATGGGGTCTCCCATGTGGGCTGGGGATTGAATCCCAATGCGCGCCACGAAGCGCTGACCATGTATGACAAACATGACATCAACGGCACTGAACTGCGGGCGCTCGCAGGAAACTTTCTGTTTTCAACAGGCGCCAATGAATTTGCCAAACGATTCACGATGGGTCACTTTGATCTGCCGATGATCGGGTGCACAGTCGCCTTAGATGGCGTACCGGTCGTTGAAAACGGTCAGTTGGTTGGAGCGGAATCGAGTGGGTAAGGTCGACTATATCGAAACAGGTTCAGGTCCTACGGTGATGTTTCTGCACGGTATCGGTGGCGGGGCCTTGGGGTTCAAGCACCAGTTGGAAGTTTTTGCTCGGGCCGGTTTTCGTGCTGTTGCCTGGGACATGCCAGGATATGGCCGGTCGGATCCGCTCGAAGACATGACTTTTCCGGCGCTGGCTGATGCCATGCTCTGGCTGGTGGATCAACTCAGCGTCGACACGGTGCACGCTGTTGGTCATTCTATCGGCGGGATGGTGGTGCAGGAATTTGCCTGCCATCATCAGAGCCGGCTGGCGTCCATGGTGTTGGCCCAGACCTCACCGGCA contains the following coding sequences:
- a CDS encoding acyl-CoA dehydrogenase family protein → MPDKSYLDWPFFDSQHRVLAQSVEVWAAAHVDQIIEAGNGLDDICISLVRALGDAGICRHAVAEGDAPFDVRSLCVIRETLAQFSGLADFAFAMQGLGSGPISLFGTETQKNQFLPGVASGQALPAFALSEPEAGSDVASITTSARTDGTDYLIDGCKTWISNGGIADHYVVFARTGEGSGTRGLSAFIVPADSPGLSITERIEIIAPHPLATLEFDSVRVPAELRVGAPGEGFKVAMATLDIFRSTVGAAALGLARRALSETVRFVGERKIGDTVLASYQMTQARIADMATGVDAAALLVYRAAWTKDSGAPRISREASMAKLFATEEAQRVIDSAVQLHGGQGVRTGRKVEELYRDIRAMRVYEGASEIQKLIIARQTLGTP
- a CDS encoding RidA family protein, giving the protein MGNRTVLPEGWRRPKGYSNAVVAQGCQIYVAGQVGWDSEERFNSDDIAEQAAQALRNVVAVLEAAGAGPEHIVRMTWYVTDKAAYIAGLKEIGQAYRDIIGRNFPAMTAVEVTALVEDRAKVEIECTAVVDEGSG
- a CDS encoding peptidase M29, which codes for MFTDRIEGKWVDAFRDVLELCKVTPGEEVVILSETQSRAVNVQLTELALLALKARPFHVVMPTPVQTAPVSVRSTGASDALQQNTAALNALASASMVVDLTCEGLLHSTELPTILKGGARVLMISNEHPEALERLRPAEDLKPRVRDAVKQTKAARKMTVTSDAGSDLVIDIADCPVAGVWGWTDRPGTVTHWPGGILVAFPGRNAVNGRLVMKPGDINLTFKRYIETPITLVIENDYVTQVEGDGLDAQLMREYYAAWDDPEAYGVSHVGWGLNPNARHEALTMYDKHDINGTELRALAGNFLFSTGANEFAKRFTMGHFDLPMIGCTVALDGVPVVENGQLVGAESSG
- a CDS encoding enoyl-CoA hydratase family protein, giving the protein MGSMTDYQSQHFGWQVTDRVATIKLNRPERKNPLTFESYAELHDVFERLNGCDQIRAVVITGAGGNFCSGGDVFEIIEPLTKRDEVGLKQFTEMTGSVVKAMRHCPQPIVAAVDGICAGAGAILAMASDIRIATARARTAFLFVRVGLAGCDMGACAILPRIIGHGRASELLYTGRFMDADEGERWGFFNRIESPESVLEAAQALAVSLAQGPSYAHAVTKRQLHAEWDMSVDEAIDAEARAQAECMATKDFQRAFEAFAAKRTPVFEGN
- a CDS encoding AMP-binding protein, with protein sequence MGEAIDTFARENLPAIELWPEIDLTHSAYHYPDRFNCVTRFLDQWIERGEGHRTALVTPSDRWTYDNLYQQVNRIAHVLVEDYALAPGNRVLLRSANNPMMLAAYLAVIRVGGIAVGTMPLLRSTELSDILNKARITHALCDWRLRAELEACRDRAQDLTTIGYFHSTASDGLEALMDGKPTDYTAFDSAIDDICLIAFTSGTTGQPKGTMHFHRDLLAICDGFNRMVLRPEPDDIFCGSPPLAFTFGLGGMALFPLDVGAAVFLLEKASPAVLLEAIEHYRATICFTAPTAYRAMLPELATHDVSSLRKAVSAGEHLPAATFNAFFQATGIKLIDGLGSTEMLHVFVTAREEDMKPGATGIAVPGYRVAILDDNGAELPTGQVGRLAVKGPTGCRYLADERQKAYVRDGWNLPGDTARMDEDGYIWYEARTDDMIVSSGYNVGAPEVENALLKHPAVFECGVVGRKHDQRGTIIKAYVVCADNVKPGPELVAELQNHVKHTIAPYKYPREVEFVSELPKTGTGKIQRFRLREMAQKEGTHHG